CCTACGTGTTAATTTTGGGTATGTATGGCTTTAACCTTAGACACGTTATTGGACTTgaaaaaaaacgaatttttaAAGGCATGCAATTTAAGTGCtactttatataagtatatttaagtattatatttaaatgctaaCCATTATTCTGAGCTGTTTGTACccttaataatgtttatttaaatatttattcatatatttattcgtatgtatgtatattattattaaaaatgacagCACTTTTCTTACATTTATTTGACTTACTTGGAGTCAGCGGTAAGCGTAGTGAATTGCATACCTCAAATGCCTTCTCATTCGTGGCAGTTCccttttatttccaaaataataaaatcactcacaaatttatgtatatcgtacttttataaaaaatgtatacaaatacaaatgtatGCAAGAGAACATtccaataaacaataattaagtaGATGTTTGTATTCAGTATTatagtatagaaaataatatacaaataacccCGTATTCCAGATTTTAAACGTGTCTCTGGTATTATGTATTAGGAATCCTTTATTGAATTAGTAATTTGCGAATTGTCACTTGATCACTTGCTCTGCTTGCGAACATCTTGATTGATTCGGACTGCCCGCTAAGTGCTACCTTTAGAAGTTTTATCTTTAGAAAAATCAACAAGAATTATTATATGATTGTATTCAAGTCAGTgacaataattattcattacattAGAAAGTTCTTCAAATTCAACAGAGGCACGAGTATTATTTTCTATAGCCAAAGTAATTAATGAGTATATGCTTAAAAAATCAGCATTACGGCCTATTTTTCTGTAGCCATCACGACTTATTGATAATGGGAAAGGCTGAGAACCAATAGCTTGAGAGAGATTGGCTTAAATTGGAACACGATAGTTTCTATAAGCATGAATTCGGACGGCAGTGCAAAATACTATCAAGCAGATACAATCCAAAAGCTAAGAGTTTTTCAATGGCTTGTAGAGTTAACAAGTTTAAGCTAGTTTATTTAGTTTTGACGAATCTCATACACTATGGAACCACATGTAGAGATATGTCttgataaaaggttttttttaaatatcttatactttaatttagtatgacaataatattaatattttaatgtttataaagtataaatcttttatttttttcgcaCACCAATTCATAATGATGTAGCGTTAGTGGTGGATAAATCTTTAACGGTATCTAGGAACATCaagattttaatttcattatatttggaGGTGGACAGAtaaatgggccacttgatggtatgtggtcatcaTCAGCTAGATGTTTGCGCTGTAATAAGTCCATCGCCAAAGCATgataccttgggaactaacattTTATGTTCGTTGTTTTCTTTTGaaccagaatacaacaatacaaatgatttatatttaacgttTGAACTTCAATTTTGATCACaaattttcgaaataaaaaatccaTGTATTTTACTTGAATAAGCTAACAGACGGTAATTATTTTAgtcagtttaaaaatatatgtatttagcaCTAACTATGACCTGGATATAACAAtgcctataaataaaaacgcttAACTTACGCATTAACAAAAACCACAGACActgtgaatatatttaaaacaatttgttgATACCTATTAACAATGCATTATTTTCATTCTTAGGCCGGTCTCAGATGGCTTATAAGCAGAAAAGTGGACACGCCTAGTCAAGAGATGATTCAAAAAATCAAAGGCACTATTGTTCGACAGCGATATCATTCCGAAAAACCTTTCGATATATGGTCTAGAGCTATCACTGGCATCAACGGTTGCTTCCGCCAGCTTTTCTCTTTAGAAACTAACAAAACAAGTCTTGGTAAGTGTACATACACCTCGTGACGATGAGGACTGGTGTAAAAGTCATTATAGAGCACAAATAGAAATTGCATTAGGAGACAttcatgatattataatttttcaaaattgtcTGATGTAATGGAAATCCTACAAAATTGCAGTGAACACACGATGAATGGTTTTACTTACTTCCTGGAGATTATAATTTCAAACGTCTTTACTCTGGGCTGCTCATTAATTCTATTCAGtacaatgaattaattataaccgAAAGCCTTCAATGGCTAAGCATTATAAACAGGCATTTTATATGTCATAGGTAGACAGGCTgacatatgggctacctgatggtaattagTCAACACAGCCCATAGACAAATGTCTATGTAAACGTCGTGACAAAGTTATCATCCCTCTTATACTTGCACTTATCTTACCTCTTTCCGTTGTTCTGTGAGAGACAGTTTGCTACTGCaatgaaaatacatataacttatGTACAGAGTAGGTGTCAGCGATGGAATCTGAGATAGTAGGATGTCCAAAATGACCCAAAAAAGGATATATCAATATGcatgctttatttaaatttaagcaaaattaaaaaaatataaataaataataatgtttaattaattaattcatcctatcttttataatgtataagtGTTTgtcatttgaaatacaaattagtttctttattatcagtttcaattattttaaaagatagctGAATTTACACACGCTTTTGTACcattatttgttaatatcatGTTATGGGTATATTTTGCAATAaggtacttaatattatttttaataattactagcAACGCGcaccgacttcgcacgggtgcaatattaatactaatactacagagtttatttatttaggacatcacattagaaacttctaaaattatcagtgttactttagTATACAGTCCATGTGTTAtgaacaaaaaccttcctctcgagtcactctatctatgaaaaaaaaaaaccataccAAAATCCGTTtgcgtttaaattttaaagatttaatctaTTTAAAGGGACATATAGcggtaagagactttgttttatactatgtataataattatagtgttttttttacattatatatttaaccaTTACAGCTGATGCAGAAAACTTGGTGACGTACATGCAGCTTCACCTTATGGACACTAATGATGGTGCCGGTCCCTACTTGGTACAGATCATGTGGGGGAAATTGATATCTGCCGTAATTTACCGACGGGAGGAAGTGAGTTTCATATGAATATGCTTCTATATTATACGTATTTACCCAGCTTAGTATAAGTACtcatatgattttatatatgacaTTCTTGAGGCATATGAATAGAGTTTCATggtgttataataaattttggtaTGTCAAGTAAAATCTCTTCAAAGGAGAAAGCTTTTCATATCATTTTGTTGTAATAACCTATTTTATCTAGtactgaaatagttttaaaaatggaatatttaaaatttaaagtttaagtCAAAAATCGAGCTATTGATCCATGCTCAGAATTGTTTACAAACcaaattttgaatatcgaacaaCTGACaactttttgataaaaaaaaaaaaattcgataaCTTTTTATTGCCTCAACTGATAATATGAGGCCAAGATCTCAGGATCTACAACCTAATAAGTTTTCTACTCAATCAACGACagatattttttccatataagTTTTAGAGTGTCAGACACTACTTAGTCTTTCAATACAAtatgaatttcaaataattttttttatattccagGGTGTTTCCATGGAACGTCTTGAACCCATTCACGAATTCCTGAGCGATTTGAAGGGTTACCAGTTGCAACCGTTGATTTGTACGAAACTTGAAAAGGAATTAGAGCCACCAGCGTTTCAACgaccataataaataaataagattctatgtataaagttattaatttcgtgatatttaccatgttgttttatttttattcggtggagctcgacatttcgacattatctacgaatgtcttgttcacgagactcgtgaaaaaataaataagaaacatagtaaatatcccgaaaataataactttaataataaaaataaccacgttaattaaaaatcttaaataagattttattcatataaaatatgaatttaaatatatttttaattatacatgtatattaagCGAACATAGTAATCATGTAACTAATACGTGATAATTGATGTTATTTCGatctaaataactttaaataacgcatgtgttattattttttttaattcataattaggTAATAATTTAGGTAGTTATgtagtataaattattacgaTCGATCTACATTGtgcattaaaactatttttattttgtgatgtcatatttaagacaattattattagaatgattatctaaaattaatgatacgataaatgtttatttttaatcaaaatgtataCGAATTAAAGATTTTTCTAACTTAATAAGCTATGATTCTATAAGAAACCACTTCGTAACGTACTCGTGAAATATTGTACGTATATCCttaacatttaatgattattagtCAGTATCGCATATCACATTATGCGGTAGTTCCAAGTTTTTGTGTAATTGAAATCAATGCAGCTTGAATTTcgtattagaaaaaataaatgctacGAAAAATCTGCTACGCCATTACTGCTACGGTTACTCAAAGGTTGTGTATCTACATTACAGCACATTTTATTACACAAATGTTTATGATTCTTTAGGTCGCTTATTACCTTTATCAATTGACATaacaagtaattaaatatactattgtatttttaatatcgatttaCTTTTACTAAAGCAGAGAAATTATTAGGTGTCAAAGAAaaccatttatattaaaagtaatagtgTTAATACACTTTACAAACTGCATCttgaaagtaatttaaaatctaatatttatactaGTTTTAACTTAACATCGCAATAGATTccaatataaagttaatttatatgtaacgtCCGTTTTTAACAAAGTGTTTGCCGTCACGATACCATAAGCACGATAGTTTCAAAGCAACCAATAAAACGAGTGCTACATGATTACATCCtagactaataaatataaaggtttTGTTAGTTTCGTTTGAAATTGATATAACATTATTGGGCGCAACGGGTACAACATTTCATGGTCACTTATTAGTACAACATGTATCctcgattattttaattaataatcatatcatcatgggctgagatggcccagtggttagaacgcgtgcatcttaatcgaagatttcgggttcaaacccagacaagcatattatatatataacatatatatatgtgcttaatttgtgtttataattcatttcgtgctcggcggtgaaagataacatcgtgaggaaacctgtatgtgtctaatttcatcgcaattttgccaaatgtgcattccaccaacccacattggaacagcctggtgaaATGtattccaaatcctctccttaatggaagaggaggccttatcccagcagtgggtaatttacaggctgttactttactttacttaaaaatCAGAAGTTAAGactgtattatataatagtccCTAAAGAGAAACTTACCATTAAGTGATTGGATCATTCTCTATTCATTTGActctactttaaataataactgtatTTATTGTCTTTGGACATATACATAcagttgtatttaaaatgttgcAGTCCAAatagtttgttttgttttttttttacttcaactCCTACAAAAGTAGCATTTGTTTTCATATTCATCAAAAATAGGGCAATAAAAAGGGTATTTCATCAAACAAATACAAACGCTTGGCATAAACGATACAGATTGAACGCCCTTACGATGCAAGCTCAGCGCCCGTCACGCCTGTAAGCTTTCACAGggtgatatttaaaatgttccGTGAAATTTAATCTAAGATaaccttaaataataaattaaacacttaTTTTGTTATAGAATTTAATAACTGAAACAGCAACTGAAGCTGTAAAATCATCTGACCTGTATATGGTATACGTTACTAAttcaatctaaaaaaatatattattttcacgGAAGATTCAAATTGAGaatgtaattatgttatttcGTTACATAAAATAGTTCTTGTTTTTATCTTCATCACACGTACGAAGATACAAATACGAATACGTCATAGCCGTTGTATTTTACTGAATCTAGAATCTGATTTATGTTTGCTTTCTTGAATAATTGGCATAATTTTTCAAAGACCACACTTTTTAATTTCTTGCAACAGaacttattaagaaatattttatgaagaaaataatttgaaatattactaatatacattattaatgttatgtatatgtattatcatACCTACTAATGTAGGTATGATAATTTGAGTAAGTATGTAAATAGTCagtttacataatatgtatatatttttagaacactCTGtgtacatttacattttattccaATGCATCGTAACTAGACATGTCCAGGGCGAAATCAATCACGGTCCTGCGAGTGACACCTGGGGCTAAATCTGTCTATCCTCTcctaaacaaatacatatatgtccAAACACAAAGCTACATTATGTATAATAACGAACGAACGATGAATATGAACGAATGAATTATATGTACGGAGATCGATATTCTCCACAatgaaatacaacaacaacagcagcctgcaaattcccacagctgggctaaaggcctcctcttcctttgaggagaaggtttggaacatattccaccacgcagttccaatacgggttggtggaatacacatatggcagaatttctatgaaatttgtcacatgcaggtttcctcacgatgttttccttcaccgctgagcacgagatgaattataaagaaaaattaagcacatgaatcagcggtgcttgcctgggtttgaacccgcaatcatcggttaatatgcacgcgttctaaccactggcccatctcgactCCAAATACATCAGTATAAAAATTGATCAAGCCTTATGGTAAAGCAACATTAACATGACATTGTGACGTCCGGCACAAGAACTGCACGGCGCACGCTGATTGGTTAAATTGAATAGCGCGCGCTTTCCCGGTTTCCTGTTACATACATCCGTCCCATCACGAAATCTCACACAGTACAAAAAAgcaagaaaaaatataacacgtcaaaaaaatgtacaaagaaCGACCCCACAcagccaatttttttttattacaaaaaaatatatttataaggagtccgaatatgttctttttttgaaaacttGGTACTTccctagaaaaaaaaacttcagaataaatgttttatgtaaaacttTATTCTACCGCTACCCGCGACCACTAGatgatatgttttaataaaatatctctaTTACAAGACAGTATTTGTCTTGTTTAGGTAACAGGTAACTTAAGTTATACGACTGACCGAAATAGCGTAACCGCTCCAGAACTTTTAATAGGTATTTAAACAAATCTCATCTCATCCTTTAACCCGTGACGAAATTACGTAAGTCCTTTAGCAGTAAAATCGCTCATAAAGACCATTTTATAATGGGATcgtaaaaccgacttcaattgGATAAGGGCGGGCCCTAGAGgcactttttataattttacgattCGAGTCTCTTTATCGTTAGTCAAGCGATAAATGGCACTTTGGACACCTGTGCATACGAAAGAAATGTAATCAGTTgattgcattatttaaatactgttaAACAAAACTGACCTTTATTGTCTAAATACAAGGtctattaaacaaaaactatGAAGACGTTAGATAATACAATATTGTTTGGTCAAACTAGAGTGTAATTGCTGTTTgtgaatgaataatatattcagGTGAAAATGAAGATAAGAAGACCGATATTTCGCGCGAAAATAtaagtacttataatatttgggattctgttatttttaatgaaataggtGCCAATCAAGCACCAGGCTCAGATGAAAAGTCACTATCAACGCCCATGTTctgaatattaatattgctCTGTAAAATCATCACAATATAATATGCACGATTTGTCAagcatattgaaaataaatattttcttagtttGATTGTATCGGGTTTACTCgtatttttaaaacgtcataTTCATGATTTAATTGAATGTAACAAGACCAGTGATTCTAAATGAAGATTCTTCAGAGAAGAACGGTAAGAAATGCAATGTGAACTCTATTCCTAAAAGGGAATAGTCGCTGATACTTTTGTTATTACTTATGaaagttacattttaaattagtttttagtaaatataagaacaaaaaaagacttGAAATACGTATTGTacttataataactttatatgcattggcgatgtaaggaatggtcaataaaTATCATACGAGTATATCGCTGACATTTTTCAAATCTAGAACTATCATAACTTCAAATGAATTGTGTCttgcaataataaattttatctgtgactgttttatttattaaaaatgaacaacattaaatgcttaaatatatatacaaatatgaactaaaactagttactgtataaatcttgaccgcgtggaatggtggcaagaatgctagcagcatttccccgttgaatcgcaattccgaacCTCTGGctaaaaaacgaaccagccctcctgtcaccagtggaggcaatgaggcgaggtgttatacttttgatgaagctttttgctccactactccaagggccaagcgtttcgacagcgttttttttcgtttcataacataataaattaatattatgttatgaaatataaataaaacagtgtCAATGAAAAAGATCTTAAGTACCAAATTGATGCTCTGGTAAAATCAGATTTAAGGttcaaaatttaaatctcaTTTTCCAACATCACATTTTTGTCGCTTCAGCTCTTCTTTTCCAATGACGGTATGTATATGAAAATCATATGAGAATCGACAATGCGGTATTGACTCGTTCATACGTAGCACGCAATTTGTACGGTCAAACGAACACTTTATATCATCCTTCACGAGTTTCCGGACGATTTTTAATCAACCCGACTGTCGGCCGATTGAATTCTACTCAAGCGATTAATTAGTCGCCGTAAGCGAGGGTGGACTTGATTGCattgataattgtttttaacatatatatgtgaTACATGTCACCGAAATAACTCAAATAGAGGGTCGtggtttcattttaaaaaaataacaaacaataattcttttagttattttttaatgatactatgAAATGATGAACTAAATTTTGTATTCCGTGCTGTGTAACCATTTTCCTCCACTATTTTAAAAAGGGCTATATACGatcctaaaattaaatttctatacataatatacattattatgctTTTTTGGATTTAATTACCTTAATTGCCAGGATTAATGAAGATATAGtgaatagatatataataatagcataTTTGATATTCATTAAAAGTCAAATGAACAAATATGCGTTCTACACTCGACTACTTAGTACCCTCAAAAAATACACACAGTACTTTTACAACTATTTAGTCTACAACAAACATCCTTATGAGCTAGATGCAAACCTAGACTATTAACGCAATAGTTCAACTTcgacaacaataaaataaaaaccgaaCTTCACTAATTTGACAAccacaattattttcataattatgacCGCCAAGATAATGGTGAAAAACCATTCGTGACTTTTGACCCTGGATAACTGTCATAGCGGCTCATGGATCAATGGGAACTTTTGGGATTTTGTTCAGAAGCACAAAAGGAAGGTTCGTCCAAAAATCCATAATCCCCTATTTTTTTCGAAGTGCATTGTCTTACTCACTTGACTTATACGGCTTCACccacacatacacaaaaaaaactttatcattaacagcgaatataatttaatttcgttatttttCTCTCCCGTTACAT
The genomic region above belongs to Vanessa cardui chromosome 21, ilVanCard2.1, whole genome shotgun sequence and contains:
- the LOC124538902 gene encoding uncharacterized protein LOC124538902 isoform X1 yields the protein MTSYIKLFFILYFASALTNGEIDKTKPCYGHQANFDMQKVLGTWYVVALIPNRGFPKLRRISCYKMDVSETDEAGLRWLISRKVDTPSQEMIQKIKGTIVRQRYHSEKPFDIWSRAITGINGCFRQLFSLETNKTSLADAENLVTYMQLHLMDTNDGAGPYLVQIMWGKLISAVIYRREEGVSMERLEPIHEFLSDLKGYQLQPLICTKLEKELEPPAFQRP
- the LOC124538902 gene encoding uncharacterized protein LOC124538902 isoform X2 encodes the protein MTSYIKLFFILYFASALTNGEIDKTKPCYGHQANFDMQKVLGTWYVVALIPNRGFPKLRRISCYKMDAGLRWLISRKVDTPSQEMIQKIKGTIVRQRYHSEKPFDIWSRAITGINGCFRQLFSLETNKTSLADAENLVTYMQLHLMDTNDGAGPYLVQIMWGKLISAVIYRREEGVSMERLEPIHEFLSDLKGYQLQPLICTKLEKELEPPAFQRP